The following are encoded in a window of Nitrospirota bacterium genomic DNA:
- a CDS encoding CsgG/HfaB family protein: MQSVRLRSLLCLGLLGVISLSGCSNLSVAVGPKTTQADLRKIKKVAIQLDAGGFAGMPNFGGFRMMGGGGAGSTDAFSDHFAVELLKLGIDVVERTQLDKVMKEQALNLGGVTEAEKTIAAGKILAVDALITGTVGMGQTYSTGYVMGIGAGMHEVVGNASIRMIDVEKGNWLLVITMSDGKDSVLDTAKSFAKALKQKIEGS; the protein is encoded by the coding sequence ATGCAATCCGTCCGGCTTCGAAGTCTGTTGTGTCTCGGCCTGCTTGGTGTCATCAGCCTCTCCGGCTGCAGTAACCTCTCGGTAGCCGTCGGACCAAAAACCACCCAGGCGGACCTGCGAAAAATCAAGAAGGTGGCGATCCAGTTGGATGCCGGCGGTTTCGCTGGCATGCCAAATTTTGGTGGATTCAGAATGATGGGCGGAGGCGGAGCCGGCAGCACGGATGCCTTCAGCGACCACTTTGCCGTCGAGTTATTAAAGCTAGGCATCGATGTGGTTGAGCGCACTCAGCTGGACAAGGTGATGAAGGAGCAGGCGCTGAATCTTGGCGGAGTCACGGAAGCCGAGAAAACCATCGCCGCCGGGAAAATTCTCGCCGTGGATGCGTTGATTACCGGCACGGTCGGCATGGGGCAGACCTACTCGACGGGATATGTGATGGGCATCGGAGCCGGCATGCATGAGGTAGTGGGCAATGCCAGCATTCGGATGATCGACGTCGAGAAAGGGAATTGGCTGCTCGTCATTACCATGTCGGACGGCAAGGACTCCGTCCTGGATACAGCCAAATCATTTGCCAAGGCGTTGAAGCAGAAGATTGAAGGCTCGTAA
- a CDS encoding caspase family protein yields MTQKQHLQQHWAIVARALKRHAVSGCLAIFWLSMAAVNPSVLAEQPQRSVTIVPATAGSVPIVGDYWALVIGIDQYKHAPKLESAVRDAKGIRDVLVARYGFQKEHIVELYDAHATGPKIQNALYRLGRDVGKDDSVLIYYAGHGQYEEDGKLGWWVPVEGEPKEPGTFITNASIRDYINGMKARHVYLVADSCFSGTLFGTRALPPINDQWYARLYQKPSRWGLTSGGKEPVADQGKNGHSVFAYHFISLLQDNTDPYLVPSQIHTKLAPLVANNSEQTPQSEPIRGTGDEGGQFVFRLASATVSPLPSSANRSSSSDEIARMRAELEVLKGQVHKPAESSKPTELAKAPAYDALPKKPRMMVVVAERHVGAAPTASSGEAEIIRLLLQKGFTVVEQAQMRKIREGEQLKQVLDGDITVAQSLARQHGAEVLILGEAFSESALQGVMMGGMVSVRGRLQAKAIRADTGEILTAEEAVAPALDVSEQVAGKKAISKAVIQWMDKALPMILEQWTK; encoded by the coding sequence TTGACTCAAAAACAACACCTACAACAACATTGGGCGATCGTGGCGAGGGCCCTGAAGCGGCATGCCGTGAGCGGGTGCCTGGCGATCTTCTGGCTGTCGATGGCGGCCGTGAATCCATCGGTTCTGGCTGAACAGCCGCAGCGCAGTGTGACGATCGTCCCGGCAACAGCCGGCAGCGTACCGATCGTGGGCGACTATTGGGCACTGGTCATTGGGATCGACCAATACAAGCATGCCCCCAAGTTGGAAAGCGCTGTGCGAGACGCCAAAGGGATACGGGACGTATTGGTTGCGCGGTATGGATTCCAAAAAGAGCATATTGTCGAACTATACGACGCGCACGCGACCGGGCCAAAGATTCAGAATGCGTTGTATCGCCTGGGCCGCGACGTCGGTAAGGACGACAGCGTCCTGATCTACTATGCGGGTCATGGCCAATACGAAGAAGATGGCAAACTTGGCTGGTGGGTGCCAGTCGAAGGCGAGCCAAAGGAGCCGGGAACCTTCATCACAAATGCGTCTATTCGGGACTACATCAACGGGATGAAGGCTCGGCATGTGTACTTAGTGGCGGATTCCTGCTTCAGCGGCACATTGTTTGGGACGAGGGCGTTGCCGCCGATCAACGATCAGTGGTACGCGCGGCTCTATCAGAAACCGTCACGCTGGGGCCTCACGTCCGGCGGAAAAGAGCCGGTGGCGGATCAAGGTAAAAACGGCCACAGTGTGTTCGCCTACCATTTCATTTCACTCCTGCAAGACAACACCGATCCCTATTTGGTGCCGAGCCAGATTCACACAAAGCTGGCTCCCCTGGTGGCCAACAACTCGGAGCAGACGCCGCAGAGTGAGCCGATCAGGGGCACCGGGGATGAAGGCGGGCAGTTTGTCTTTCGTTTAGCCTCCGCCACTGTTAGCCCGCTGCCTTCTTCTGCGAATCGCAGCAGCTCGTCCGACGAGATCGCGCGAATGAGGGCTGAACTGGAGGTGCTCAAAGGACAGGTACACAAACCGGCGGAATCTTCAAAACCGACCGAACTGGCAAAAGCGCCCGCGTACGATGCCCTGCCAAAGAAGCCCAGGATGATGGTCGTTGTGGCCGAACGCCATGTGGGAGCCGCCCCAACCGCTTCGTCCGGAGAAGCAGAGATCATACGGCTGCTCCTCCAGAAAGGTTTCACGGTCGTGGAGCAGGCGCAGATGCGGAAAATCCGTGAAGGAGAACAGTTGAAGCAGGTGCTGGACGGTGACATCACGGTCGCCCAGTCGCTCGCGCGGCAACATGGCGCCGAGGTGCTCATCCTCGGCGAGGCGTTCAGCGAAAGCGCATTGCAGGGGGTCATGATGGGGGGCATGGTGTCCGTGCGAGGCCGGCTGCAAGCCAAAGCGATCAGGGCGGACACCGGAGAAATTCTTACTGCGGAAGAAGCGGTTGCGCCCGCTCTCGACGTGTCCGAGCAGGTCGCGGGCAAGAAGGCCATTTCAAAAGCGGTCATACAGTGGATGGATAAGGCACTGCCGATGATTCTGGAGCAATGGACGAAATAG
- a CDS encoding DUF4384 domain-containing protein, translating into MMRYTMMRPYRVYQQGVGMALAGTLLLSSCAAAPFLVPIAFEFAKNLFQTGLSNYGSKHRDNLSNLVNRMASPYMQGLPAGPGMQSQLGPQGQPGFQGQPGFPGQPAPQGQPGMPQLQYPGPQTYPGQAGAYDPNNPYGAGAQNPGAMTYPGGAQANPYGAASGYGGQPGMPQQQYPGQQTYPGQAGAYDPNNPYGAGAQNPYGQPASPYGTASPYGQPPNPAATQNPYGSQNPYGNSGYQTQPGQQNPYGSTNQPYGTPNPYGTQNPYGNTGMPAQPGQANPYGGAASLPQAGYDPNNPYGAGAATQPGYGQAQPGYGQSQPGYGQAQSGYGQAQPGYGTPSPYGAPPQQQQAYGGYGAAAQPQPYGGQPNGGAGIYPRGVPAEPVAIDVALIRQKQTAKGKEVVLMNDGDVLTDGGGEKDAGDKFKLVVRTSCDCYVYIVSIDGSAWAEPVFPTKSGTTANPVKKDQEVAFPEGPYWFSLDQVKGIETFYVVASANRRTDLEESMAKMAAEPRPTSTIVAKVEEPPVIPRGVGATKTRGIVTVKDETGTTTQVTPLSYMAGQPGQDVTVTRWFKHE; encoded by the coding sequence ATGATGCGATATACAATGATGAGGCCGTACAGAGTCTATCAACAGGGAGTCGGCATGGCCCTCGCGGGCACCCTGCTCCTCAGCTCCTGTGCAGCCGCGCCGTTCCTGGTTCCAATAGCTTTTGAGTTTGCCAAGAATCTCTTCCAAACCGGCCTGTCCAATTACGGATCCAAGCATCGCGACAACCTCAGCAACCTCGTGAATCGCATGGCCAGTCCCTATATGCAGGGCCTTCCGGCAGGGCCTGGCATGCAGAGTCAACTGGGGCCTCAAGGCCAACCGGGATTTCAAGGTCAGCCTGGGTTTCCCGGGCAACCAGCGCCTCAAGGACAGCCGGGCATGCCCCAACTACAATATCCCGGGCCACAAACCTACCCTGGGCAAGCCGGCGCCTATGATCCGAATAATCCCTATGGAGCCGGAGCCCAGAACCCCGGCGCTATGACCTATCCAGGAGGAGCACAGGCCAATCCCTATGGAGCAGCCTCCGGCTATGGCGGACAACCGGGCATGCCCCAACAGCAATATCCCGGGCAGCAGACGTACCCTGGACAAGCCGGCGCCTACGACCCAAACAATCCCTATGGAGCAGGGGCGCAGAATCCATACGGACAGCCTGCCTCTCCTTATGGAACAGCATCGCCATACGGGCAACCTCCAAACCCTGCTGCTACTCAAAATCCCTACGGGTCGCAGAATCCCTATGGCAACAGTGGGTATCAAACTCAGCCGGGCCAACAGAACCCCTATGGTTCGACCAATCAACCGTACGGAACGCCGAACCCCTATGGCACACAAAATCCGTATGGAAACACTGGAATGCCTGCTCAGCCTGGTCAGGCCAATCCCTATGGAGGGGCGGCGTCTCTTCCACAGGCAGGTTACGATCCAAACAATCCCTATGGGGCTGGCGCAGCCACGCAACCAGGCTACGGCCAAGCGCAGCCTGGATATGGCCAGTCTCAGCCAGGATACGGACAGGCACAATCCGGGTACGGACAAGCGCAGCCAGGATATGGCACTCCATCACCGTACGGAGCCCCACCACAACAACAGCAAGCATATGGCGGATATGGCGCAGCCGCGCAACCTCAGCCGTACGGGGGACAACCCAACGGAGGGGCTGGGATCTATCCTCGTGGAGTACCTGCTGAACCAGTGGCCATCGATGTGGCGCTGATTCGTCAGAAACAAACCGCTAAAGGCAAAGAAGTGGTCTTAATGAACGATGGCGACGTACTCACCGACGGTGGGGGGGAAAAAGACGCCGGAGATAAGTTCAAGCTGGTGGTACGCACAAGCTGCGACTGTTATGTGTACATCGTCTCAATCGATGGATCAGCATGGGCGGAACCGGTCTTCCCCACCAAATCGGGCACGACGGCAAATCCGGTGAAAAAGGATCAAGAAGTGGCGTTTCCAGAAGGGCCCTACTGGTTCAGCCTCGATCAGGTAAAGGGAATTGAAACATTTTATGTCGTCGCCTCGGCGAATCGACGAACAGACCTTGAAGAGAGCATGGCGAAGATGGCGGCTGAACCACGTCCCACGAGCACCATCGTGGCGAAGGTCGAAGAACCGCCAGTCATTCCACGAGGGGTCGGCGCGACGAAAACTCGTGGGATCGTCACCGTGAAAGACGAAACCGGCACCACCACACAAGTGACCCCGCTCTCGTATATGGCCGGTCAGCCAGGGCAAGATGTGACCGTCACCCGCTGGTTTAAACACGAATAA
- a CDS encoding sigma-70 family RNA polymerase sigma factor, translating into MDATHWHDVSDPDLLAAVAGRDAAAFERLYQLYEKRVYQYVCTLVYDPTLAEEVVVDAMMAVWRGAGSFSRSSRVSTWIFGIARHKALDALRRAGRHYHDVALDEALELPNAQDSPAESVNRKQVTSLTQLALQTLSREHQEVLRLVFYEELPYEEIADLLSIPTNTVKTRVYYAKQRLKHHLQQLAEDQRV; encoded by the coding sequence ATGGACGCGACTCACTGGCACGATGTCTCAGACCCTGATCTTCTGGCCGCAGTGGCCGGCCGTGATGCCGCAGCATTTGAACGCCTCTATCAACTCTACGAGAAACGCGTCTATCAATATGTCTGTACCCTGGTCTACGACCCCACGCTGGCAGAAGAAGTGGTGGTGGATGCCATGATGGCAGTATGGCGCGGTGCCGGAAGCTTTTCCCGTTCTTCGCGTGTGTCGACCTGGATCTTCGGGATTGCGCGGCACAAGGCCTTGGATGCGCTCCGGCGCGCCGGGCGCCATTATCATGATGTGGCGTTGGATGAGGCGCTCGAATTGCCGAATGCCCAAGACAGTCCCGCAGAGTCGGTCAATCGGAAGCAAGTGACCTCGTTAACGCAGCTGGCCTTGCAGACACTCTCGCGGGAGCATCAGGAGGTGCTTCGTCTCGTGTTTTACGAAGAGCTGCCGTATGAAGAGATTGCGGATCTCCTGTCGATCCCGACTAATACGGTGAAAACCCGTGTGTATTATGCCAAGCAGCGTCTCAAACATCATCTTCAGCAACTTGCCGAGGATCAGCGAGTCTAA
- a CDS encoding zf-HC2 domain-containing protein has protein sequence MVEPETQDHPIHAEGALLPWYLNGTLQEEERRHVDQHLSSCASCRAELEELAQLNVQLHEVYAAQSEPSIRTQRTVRAQIQRETSEKGAKPMTGSAWLDGLDAWFRSLFIPRWAPALAVTLLVAQLGLLLWSLTLPTLSDQVTTRGLGAPTVKLRVVFQETASARQIRMLVQGVHGRIVDGPALDGAYIMEVPAGDQAAAQKKVEALRSQPESIRTVEPMTP, from the coding sequence ATGGTAGAACCAGAGACACAGGATCATCCCATCCATGCTGAGGGAGCCCTCTTACCCTGGTATCTGAACGGCACTCTCCAGGAGGAGGAACGCCGTCACGTTGACCAGCACCTTTCGTCCTGTGCCTCCTGTCGTGCGGAACTGGAGGAATTGGCTCAGCTGAATGTGCAGTTGCATGAAGTCTATGCGGCGCAGTCCGAACCGTCGATCAGGACTCAGCGAACAGTACGCGCACAAATCCAACGAGAGACCTCCGAGAAGGGCGCCAAGCCTATGACCGGTTCAGCATGGCTGGACGGGCTGGATGCTTGGTTCCGCTCTCTTTTTATTCCTCGATGGGCGCCCGCGCTTGCGGTCACGTTGCTCGTGGCTCAACTGGGATTGCTTCTGTGGAGTCTGACCCTGCCGACTCTGTCTGATCAGGTGACGACCAGGGGGCTTGGCGCGCCAACGGTCAAGCTGCGTGTGGTATTCCAGGAGACGGCATCTGCGCGACAGATTCGTATGCTCGTTCAAGGAGTGCATGGAAGAATCGTGGATGGGCCGGCTTTAGATGGCGCCTATATCATGGAGGTTCCAGCCGGGGACCAGGCTGCCGCACAGAAGAAGGTTGAGGCTCTGCGTAGCCAGCCTGAGAGTATTCGTACGGTTGAGCCGATGACACCGTGA
- a CDS encoding caspase family protein: MRISFWPQLSAVILCTTLGAIGDSGALAQSAATDSGSGVKRALLVGINKYQAVPKLQGSINDIETMRQILLTRWGFPERNISILKDDAATRAGILAALEQLVKETGPQDTVYFHFSGHGSQVEDLNGDEEDGLDETLVPQDGRSGDVRDITDDELDAVFARLRAKNAFIVLDSCHSGTATRSLDIRTRSIPQDHRVDIYRKADQASVKTRAVIPVVTSRYVVMSGAASNQEALDGPVDGRYHGFFTFALARSLSTAGAGATPRDIFGGVERELKRIQTHFGRSSMPEPQLEAPPDLLEKTLFGATSGGTGVASQSQASRLPWLEVQPGVGGQVTLISGVLLGAGPGSMWTLYPPGEVNFLPGRALAVATVTQTSGKDSLAKLQKAESAIPKGARAVALLPAASGEKVPIRIVDVPHERRTHIEDILKRNIAEVELVGQEKTARFLVDTKGSDLRLLAADGLEVVASFSTLDDQWGAGLALVVSRSANASELLSLDNPSTQLKMNVRVVNAAAHKPAVGTRGIAVVAGNTKPAQYRIRRSKETRSEKNSLQLEVSVSADSYVTIVDVDSEGGVNLLFPNNYQQPSFVTDGFVRAGEAVLIPDSLKPGNRAGFYWDYTPPKGTDTIRVFTSTDIQTAQMLRQRVQTLQNTASHTSGAVKTRGVAAGIGSIRQDLAKIATRGIVTVYDPSSHVPGTAIADQSEPPSAVMPAPADPVALTPPLPSSEPVMPTAPAADWAATSVTILVEG; encoded by the coding sequence ATGAGAATCTCATTCTGGCCGCAACTGAGTGCGGTCATTCTGTGCACGACCCTGGGTGCCATTGGAGACAGCGGGGCATTGGCACAATCCGCAGCGACAGACAGTGGTTCCGGTGTGAAACGCGCGCTGCTGGTCGGCATCAATAAATATCAAGCCGTACCCAAGCTCCAAGGCTCGATCAACGATATTGAGACCATGCGGCAGATTCTGCTGACGCGTTGGGGATTTCCGGAGAGAAATATCAGCATCCTCAAGGATGACGCCGCGACGCGTGCCGGTATTCTGGCCGCATTGGAACAGTTGGTGAAGGAGACGGGGCCACAGGATACCGTGTATTTCCATTTTTCTGGCCATGGGTCGCAGGTGGAGGATTTGAACGGCGATGAAGAGGATGGCCTCGACGAGACCCTTGTCCCGCAAGATGGTCGTTCGGGAGATGTGCGGGATATCACGGATGATGAGTTGGATGCTGTGTTTGCCAGATTGCGCGCCAAGAACGCTTTCATTGTCTTGGACTCGTGCCACTCCGGTACGGCGACCCGCTCACTGGATATCCGTACCAGATCGATTCCTCAAGATCACCGGGTCGATATCTATCGGAAGGCCGATCAGGCATCCGTCAAAACGCGAGCGGTGATCCCGGTCGTCACGTCCCGGTATGTGGTCATGAGCGGCGCTGCGTCCAATCAGGAAGCGCTCGATGGACCGGTTGATGGCCGCTATCATGGCTTTTTCACATTTGCCTTGGCACGGAGCCTGAGTACGGCAGGAGCAGGGGCGACGCCCCGCGATATTTTCGGAGGAGTCGAACGGGAACTGAAACGCATTCAGACACATTTCGGCCGCTCGTCCATGCCGGAACCGCAATTGGAAGCACCGCCGGATCTTCTGGAGAAAACCCTGTTCGGTGCGACGAGTGGAGGAACGGGCGTTGCCTCGCAGAGTCAGGCTTCTCGATTACCCTGGCTGGAGGTGCAGCCAGGCGTCGGCGGGCAGGTGACACTCATCAGCGGGGTGCTACTCGGTGCCGGGCCAGGATCAATGTGGACGTTATATCCGCCGGGGGAAGTCAATTTTCTACCGGGGAGAGCGCTCGCTGTCGCGACGGTGACACAGACATCCGGAAAGGATTCGCTCGCCAAGCTGCAGAAAGCTGAGAGTGCGATTCCAAAGGGTGCTCGAGCGGTGGCGCTGCTGCCTGCCGCAAGTGGAGAAAAAGTTCCCATCCGGATTGTCGATGTTCCTCACGAGCGCCGCACACATATCGAGGACATCCTCAAGAGGAACATCGCCGAGGTTGAACTAGTGGGGCAGGAGAAGACGGCTCGATTCCTGGTCGATACCAAGGGAAGCGACTTGCGCCTCCTTGCAGCTGACGGCCTGGAGGTGGTGGCGTCATTTTCGACGCTCGACGATCAATGGGGAGCCGGTCTGGCCCTGGTGGTCTCTCGCTCAGCGAATGCATCGGAATTGCTGTCGCTGGATAATCCCTCCACTCAATTGAAAATGAACGTTCGGGTCGTGAATGCCGCCGCGCACAAGCCAGCAGTCGGTACCCGTGGCATCGCAGTCGTGGCGGGGAATACGAAGCCGGCTCAGTACCGCATTCGACGGTCGAAAGAGACGCGGTCAGAGAAGAACAGTTTGCAATTGGAAGTCAGCGTGAGTGCCGATTCATACGTGACGATTGTGGATGTCGACTCAGAAGGCGGTGTCAATCTTCTGTTTCCCAATAATTATCAGCAGCCCAGTTTTGTCACGGACGGGTTTGTCCGCGCCGGTGAGGCTGTCCTGATTCCTGACTCGCTCAAGCCCGGTAATCGTGCTGGCTTTTACTGGGACTACACCCCGCCGAAAGGCACGGATACCATTCGCGTCTTCACCAGTACAGATATCCAGACTGCCCAGATGCTTCGCCAGCGAGTGCAGACGCTTCAGAATACCGCAAGTCACACAAGCGGAGCGGTGAAGACCCGAGGGGTGGCTGCCGGCATCGGCAGCATCCGTCAGGATCTGGCCAAGATCGCCACGAGGGGGATTGTGACCGTGTACGATCCGTCCTCGCATGTGCCAGGCACTGCAATCGCTGATCAGTCTGAGCCCCCCTCAGCGGTGATGCCAGCGCCGGCAGATCCTGTTGCGCTGACGCCGCCGTTGCCCTCAAGCGAACCGGTCATGCCAACTGCACCAGCGGCAGATTGGGCTGCGACCTCGGTGACGATTCTCGTGGAAGGGTGA
- a CDS encoding fibronectin type III domain-containing protein, with the protein MLSLALWMPIAAVSLLDPSALFAFSYAPSTLTFTATSGGPTPPAQSVRFSKRTLVARHWTVTETSPWLAVSPASGTISREQDTITMQVNQLGLSAGTYTSTVQIAIADRYGRFETESVTVSFIVSGGGTTASPSILLNPASLSFSGTAGGANPLARTMNLLNPTGGTLTWSMTESAAWLALNTSAGTTTTETDQVSASVNIQGLTAGTYSTVIAVTASGATNSPQQIPVSLTLSQPTSTTGSVGLSWTANTEPDLAGYKVYIGTQSQLYNPPITLGSVAAYNASNLTVGRTYYFCVSAFDNVGNESACSTEVSKPLL; encoded by the coding sequence ATGCTCTCTCTCGCGCTCTGGATGCCCATCGCTGCGGTAAGTCTTCTCGATCCATCTGCGCTCTTCGCCTTCTCCTATGCACCCAGTACCCTCACCTTTACGGCGACATCCGGTGGGCCCACCCCACCGGCTCAATCCGTAAGGTTTTCAAAGAGGACGCTCGTGGCCAGGCATTGGACAGTGACGGAAACCTCGCCCTGGCTCGCAGTCTCCCCGGCATCGGGAACCATCTCAAGGGAGCAAGATACGATAACCATGCAAGTGAACCAGCTTGGCCTCTCGGCCGGCACCTACACCAGCACCGTTCAGATCGCCATCGCAGACCGCTATGGCCGCTTCGAGACTGAGTCCGTTACCGTGAGCTTTATCGTCTCCGGCGGCGGGACAACGGCAAGTCCCAGCATCCTTCTGAATCCGGCAAGCCTCAGTTTTTCAGGCACAGCGGGAGGAGCGAATCCCCTGGCAAGAACCATGAACCTGCTCAACCCTACCGGTGGAACGCTCACGTGGAGCATGACGGAATCTGCCGCCTGGTTGGCGCTCAATACCTCGGCTGGCACGACCACCACGGAAACCGATCAGGTAAGTGCGAGTGTGAACATTCAAGGACTAACGGCAGGCACGTACAGCACCGTCATCGCGGTCACCGCTTCAGGGGCCACCAATTCTCCCCAACAGATCCCTGTCTCCCTCACCCTCAGCCAGCCGACCTCGACGACAGGATCCGTTGGTCTCAGCTGGACCGCAAACACAGAACCAGATCTAGCCGGATATAAGGTCTACATCGGGACACAATCACAACTGTACAACCCTCCCATCACACTAGGGTCTGTAGCCGCCTACAATGCCTCAAATCTCACCGTTGGCAGGACGTACTATTTCTGCGTCAGTGCATTCGACAATGTAGGCAATGAAAGCGCCTGCTCCACCGAAGTGAGCAAGCCCCTACTCTAA
- a CDS encoding DEAD/DEAH box helicase — translation MTTEELEQLLAQQPIALLHRLARGRVQRHFRAGKRRLIEVLLRHSAENRPGFESDLQTLIGEREARPAPAPPQAPAARKPKPAAQPRRSGHRPVEPESQEPGITLSSWLEGLGVPPPQTFVPDAWQEDAIAKLREGDVVVSVPTGSGKTYVAVEAARRAIAENRTVIYTSPLKALSNTKYTEFSKIFGADQVGILTGDRRDNGQAPLLIMTTEILRNLLYDAGGGEIDVRLDTLGLVILDESQYIADPERGVVWEETIIFCPSQAKLLLLSASIGNPHDIADWLTTIRPTPCHLIRHSTRTVPLRAGYLHPNGKLAPLFRTVGIPHGHPGHLHPEAKRLFEQYEDETLPSGRRR, via the coding sequence ATGACTACTGAAGAGCTCGAACAACTTCTGGCGCAACAACCGATCGCCCTGCTGCATCGACTTGCGCGCGGGCGAGTGCAACGGCATTTCCGCGCAGGCAAACGTCGCTTGATCGAAGTGTTACTGCGCCACTCTGCTGAGAATCGACCAGGATTCGAGTCCGACCTCCAAACCTTGATCGGTGAGCGAGAGGCCCGTCCGGCTCCAGCCCCACCCCAAGCCCCGGCCGCGCGAAAGCCGAAACCCGCAGCGCAGCCGCGCCGCTCCGGGCATAGACCGGTTGAACCGGAGTCCCAGGAACCGGGCATTACGCTCTCAAGTTGGTTGGAGGGACTGGGAGTGCCGCCGCCGCAAACCTTTGTCCCCGATGCCTGGCAAGAAGACGCCATCGCCAAACTGCGAGAAGGCGACGTCGTCGTGAGCGTCCCGACAGGAAGCGGAAAGACCTACGTCGCGGTCGAAGCGGCCCGACGGGCCATCGCGGAGAATCGGACCGTCATCTATACCTCGCCTCTCAAGGCCCTCTCCAATACCAAGTACACGGAATTTTCAAAAATATTCGGTGCAGACCAGGTCGGCATCCTGACCGGCGATCGGCGAGACAATGGGCAAGCGCCCCTGTTGATTATGACGACGGAGATCTTGCGGAATCTGCTCTACGACGCGGGAGGCGGTGAGATCGATGTGCGGCTCGATACGTTAGGTCTCGTGATTTTGGACGAGTCTCAATATATTGCAGATCCCGAGCGGGGCGTCGTCTGGGAAGAAACGATCATTTTCTGCCCGAGCCAAGCCAAACTGCTCTTGCTCTCTGCGTCGATCGGCAACCCACACGACATTGCCGACTGGCTCACCACGATCAGACCGACTCCCTGCCATCTGATCCGTCACAGCACGCGAACCGTCCCTCTTCGCGCCGGCTACTTGCACCCGAACGGAAAGCTTGCACCGCTCTTCCGCACCGTGGGCATCCCCCACGGTCATCCAGGCCATCTGCACCCGGAAGCCAAGAGGCTCTTTGAGCAGTACGAAGACGAAACCCTGCCGTCAGGGCGCCGCCGCTAG